One part of the Candidatus Omnitrophota bacterium genome encodes these proteins:
- the thrS gene encoding threonine--tRNA ligase, producing MDLDTLRHSCAHVMAQAVKRLFPATKLGIGPSIEDGFYYDFDSPHKFALEDLEKIEEKMKEIIKEDFPFIKEEISKKEAEDLFKKWGDDYKLDLLKEIPEEKVTIYRSGEFIDLCRGPHVESTGKIKAFKLLSIAGAYWHGIETNPMLQRIYGTCFLTSKELEVYLNKLEEVKKRDHRKLGKELEFFSIHEEAGAGLIFYHPKGAVLRTIIEDYEKREHLKRGYQLVITPHILRSDIWMRSGHYNYYKENMYIFKVEEQEFAVKPMNCPGHILIYKSKLRSYRELPLRFFELGSVYRNEKTGVLHGLLRVRGFTQDDAHIFCTEEQLIDEIKGVIDFVIETMRVFGFDEYEIELSTRPEKSIGTDEEWQRAENALKKSLSEKGLDCKISPGEGAFYGPKIDIKLKDALKRTWQCATIQCDFALPKRFDLTYTASDGSLKRPIMLHRVVLGSMERFIGTLIEHYAGALPLWLAPVQGIIIPISDKALDYAEMVKEKLLEEGLRVEIDMREEKMQYKIRQAQLNKIPYMIIVGEKEKVSNTLSIRERKKGDLGQITLAKFLEQIKNEISERR from the coding sequence ATGGATTTAGATACTTTACGACATTCTTGTGCTCATGTGATGGCCCAGGCAGTAAAAAGACTTTTTCCCGCCACAAAGTTGGGGATTGGGCCTTCCATTGAAGACGGGTTCTACTATGACTTTGATTCTCCTCATAAGTTTGCTCTTGAAGACCTAGAGAAGATTGAGGAGAAGATGAAAGAGATTATCAAGGAGGATTTTCCTTTTATAAAGGAGGAAATTTCTAAGAAAGAGGCAGAAGATTTATTTAAGAAATGGGGAGATGATTATAAGTTAGATTTACTTAAAGAAATTCCTGAGGAAAAAGTGACCATTTATCGTAGCGGAGAATTCATAGATTTGTGCCGTGGTCCTCATGTAGAATCCACGGGTAAAATTAAGGCTTTCAAACTCCTCTCCATTGCTGGGGCTTACTGGCACGGCATAGAAACCAATCCCATGCTTCAAAGAATCTATGGGACATGTTTCCTTACCTCGAAAGAACTGGAGGTTTATTTAAATAAATTAGAGGAAGTAAAGAAACGGGACCACAGAAAATTAGGCAAGGAATTGGAGTTTTTCAGTATCCATGAAGAAGCAGGAGCAGGACTTATTTTTTATCATCCCAAAGGAGCAGTTTTAAGGACAATTATTGAGGATTATGAGAAGAGAGAACATCTTAAAAGAGGATATCAGCTGGTGATTACTCCCCATATTTTAAGGTCGGATATCTGGATGCGCTCTGGCCACTATAATTATTATAAGGAGAATATGTATATTTTTAAAGTAGAGGAACAGGAATTTGCCGTAAAGCCCATGAATTGCCCCGGGCATATTCTGATTTATAAATCAAAATTACGCAGTTACAGAGAACTGCCTTTACGTTTCTTTGAGCTCGGTTCCGTATACCGCAATGAAAAAACAGGCGTTTTGCACGGACTTTTGAGGGTTAGAGGATTTACGCAGGACGATGCCCACATTTTTTGCACGGAGGAACAATTGATTGATGAGATAAAAGGGGTAATTGATTTTGTTATCGAAACAATGAGGGTTTTTGGTTTTGACGAGTATGAGATAGAGTTAAGTACCCGCCCAGAAAAATCCATTGGTACCGATGAAGAATGGCAGAGGGCAGAAAATGCTCTAAAAAAATCCTTGAGCGAGAAAGGTTTGGATTGTAAAATAAGTCCGGGGGAAGGTGCTTTCTACGGACCGAAGATTGATATAAAATTGAAGGATGCCTTAAAGAGAACTTGGCAGTGTGCAACCATTCAATGTGATTTTGCTTTACCCAAGCGCTTTGACTTAACCTACACCGCTTCCGATGGTTCTCTGAAAAGACCGATAATGCTTCATCGCGTAGTCTTGGGGAGCATGGAACGTTTTATAGGAACGTTAATTGAGCATTATGCAGGCGCACTGCCTCTCTGGCTGGCACCGGTGCAGGGAATAATCATTCCTATTTCGGATAAAGCACTTGATTATGCAGAGATGGTAAAAGAAAAGCTTTTAGAAGAGGGTTTGCGGGTAGAAATTGATATGCGTGAGGAAAAGATGCAGTACAAGATTCGGCAGGCACAGCTTAATAAAATTCCATACATGATTATTGTAGGAGAAAAAGAAAAGGTTTCAAATACCTTAAGCATCAGGGAGCGTAAAAAGGGAGACTTGGGTCAAATTACATTAGCTAAGTTTTTGGAGCAAATTAAAAACGAGATAAGCGAAAGGAGGTGA
- a CDS encoding DNA-binding protein, whose translation MKFYSLQFKIYSIAFIVYALHCLLFTACFAGVISGKDLLTNPNEYDGKKVVYRGEVIGDVMKRGDFFWINLYDGDFAIGVYLAKELLPSIKYVGSYKITGDTLEVEGIFHARCVEHGGDVDIHAEKVSIISEGFLREEKINPLRERWMKRFFVSGSFLLVCIVLRNLWFALKIKRA comes from the coding sequence ATGAAATTTTACAGTTTACAGTTTAAGATTTATAGTATAGCGTTTATTGTATACGCTCTGCATTGTTTACTCTTTACTGCCTGTTTTGCGGGGGTTATTTCTGGCAAAGATTTACTCACTAACCCCAATGAATATGATGGCAAAAAAGTGGTTTATCGGGGAGAAGTAATTGGAGACGTGATGAAAAGAGGAGATTTTTTCTGGATAAATCTTTACGATGGAGATTTCGCCATTGGGGTATATTTGGCCAAGGAACTCCTTCCTTCCATAAAATATGTTGGTAGTTACAAAATAACCGGAGATACTCTGGAAGTAGAGGGAATTTTTCATGCGCGCTGTGTAGAGCATGGAGGAGATGTGGATATTCATGCGGAAAAAGTGAGCATAATTAGCGAAGGTTTTCTCCGAGAGGAAAAAATTAATCCTTTAAGGGAAAGATGGATGAAACGGTTCTTTGTCTCTGGTTCTTTTCTTCTTGTCTGTATTGTTTTGCGTAACTTGTGGTTTGCTTTAAAAATAAAGAGAGCATGA
- a CDS encoding TrkH family potassium uptake protein — protein MLVKPRFEDIRLVLYYIGKIIIAVGISLSLPLLTAVFLQEKVPLIDFLLSLGIFLNLGFLFIFVFKIEKELRWMHAMVIVSLGWLFMAVLGAIPLYLSGHWRSFLDAVFDAMSGLATTGLTLVQDLDHLSMAHQMWRHLMMFIGGQGVIIMALSFLGQGMGGAFRIYVGEAREEKIFPNVIETARFIFVLSIFYLIFGSLILGGIALLEGVSLKRAFFHGLWLFMASFDTGGFAPQTQNILYYHSFALEMATIFMMFLGVINFKLHYSLWTGNRKEFWRDIEIISFSSTVVLTFLLVAVGLSKLDVYPEAMVLFRKGFYQLISGHTGTGYMTLSPQELINSWPALAIVGLIIAMGLGGATCSTTGGIKALRIGLVFKALIQDVKQLMQPDNVVSVEKFHHVRDLILEDRHVRSAAVIFLAYLMLYLLGTVVGMLCGYPFLESFFESTSAGANVGLSCGITSFYMPTALKLTYILQMWLGRLEFVAIFTLVGFLIALIRGK, from the coding sequence ATGTTAGTCAAGCCAAGATTTGAAGACATTCGTTTAGTTTTGTATTATATTGGTAAAATTATTATTGCCGTAGGAATTTCTTTGTCCTTACCACTCTTAACTGCCGTTTTTTTACAGGAAAAGGTGCCACTAATAGATTTTCTTCTCTCCTTGGGGATATTTCTCAATCTGGGGTTTTTATTCATTTTTGTTTTTAAGATAGAGAAAGAATTACGCTGGATGCACGCGATGGTAATTGTTTCTTTAGGCTGGTTATTTATGGCGGTTTTAGGGGCGATTCCTTTGTATTTAAGTGGTCACTGGAGAAGTTTTCTGGATGCGGTTTTTGATGCCATGAGCGGTTTAGCCACCACAGGGCTTACGCTGGTGCAAGACCTTGACCATCTCTCGATGGCGCACCAGATGTGGCGACATCTCATGATGTTCATTGGAGGGCAAGGGGTGATTATCATGGCTTTGAGTTTTCTCGGTCAAGGGATGGGAGGTGCTTTCAGGATATATGTGGGTGAAGCAAGGGAAGAGAAAATTTTCCCCAATGTGATTGAAACTGCAAGGTTTATTTTCGTCTTAAGTATTTTCTATCTTATTTTTGGTAGCCTCATTTTAGGGGGCATCGCTTTATTAGAAGGAGTTTCCTTAAAACGCGCATTTTTCCATGGCTTGTGGCTTTTTATGGCGTCTTTTGATACCGGAGGATTTGCTCCCCAAACACAGAATATTTTATACTATCACAGTTTTGCCTTGGAGATGGCTACGATATTTATGATGTTTCTGGGAGTAATTAATTTTAAATTACATTACAGTCTTTGGACAGGTAACAGGAAAGAATTTTGGAGGGATATTGAGATTATCAGTTTTTCCTCCACTGTTGTTTTAACTTTCTTGCTTGTGGCAGTAGGTTTATCTAAGCTCGATGTGTATCCAGAGGCAATGGTTTTATTCCGTAAAGGATTTTACCAACTCATTTCTGGGCATACGGGCACAGGTTATATGACCCTTTCCCCCCAGGAATTAATAAATTCCTGGCCTGCTTTGGCCATTGTAGGGCTTATCATCGCCATGGGTTTAGGAGGGGCAACCTGTTCTACTACCGGAGGTATTAAAGCTTTAAGAATTGGTTTGGTTTTTAAAGCGCTTATTCAGGATGTGAAACAATTGATGCAACCCGATAACGTGGTTTCAGTAGAAAAATTTCATCATGTGCGGGATTTAATCTTAGAAGACCGTCATGTGCGTTCTGCGGCGGTTATTTTTCTTGCTTATCTTATGCTTTATCTTTTAGGAACCGTGGTGGGGATGCTTTGCGGTTATCCCTTTTTAGAATCGTTCTTTGAATCCACTTCTGCAGGAGCAAATGTAGGGCTTTCCTGTGGGATTACCTCATTCTATATGCCTACGGCTTTAAAATTGACCTATATTCTTCAAATGTGGCTGGGACGTTTGGAATTTGTAGCGATATTTACTTTGGTAGGTTTTCTCATTGCGTTAATCAGAGGGAAATAG
- the infC gene encoding translation initiation factor IF-3, translating to MRFLRVNEQIRARQIRLIGENGEQLGVVSLEDALRQAEEHNLDLVEVAPEAIPPVCRIMDYGKYRYEQEKREKQARKRMHMHHLKEIRLKPNIEEHDYQVKLRNLQKFLKHGDKVKITLFYRKREFTHPEIGEKLLERFLNDATQWGEIEKPPKNEGRNIIAVVAPHHG from the coding sequence TTGAGGTTTCTTAGGGTAAATGAACAGATAAGAGCCAGACAGATTCGGTTAATTGGGGAGAATGGCGAGCAGTTGGGAGTGGTTTCTCTTGAAGATGCATTGAGGCAGGCAGAAGAACACAATCTTGATTTGGTAGAGGTTGCGCCAGAAGCGATTCCTCCGGTCTGCCGGATTATGGACTATGGCAAATATCGATATGAGCAGGAAAAGAGAGAAAAGCAGGCGCGTAAGAGAATGCATATGCATCATCTTAAAGAAATTCGTTTAAAACCAAACATTGAAGAACACGACTATCAGGTTAAACTGAGAAATTTGCAAAAATTTCTTAAACACGGGGATAAGGTAAAAATCACGCTTTTTTATCGCAAGAGAGAATTTACCCACCCTGAGATTGGGGAGAAACTATTGGAGAGATTCTTAAATGATGCAACCCAGTGGGGGGAGATAGAAAAACCGCCCAAAAACGAAGGGAGAAACATTATTGCCGTAGTTGCGCCCCATCATGGTTAA
- the rplT gene encoding 50S ribosomal protein L20 — MPRVKHAVATHRRHKKVLKQAKGYWGARSKLYRRSKETVQRALVYSYRDRRAKKRQFRKLWITRISIACKNEGISYNRFIHGLKKTKVDLDRKVLADLAVNNPEVFSKLVELVKTA, encoded by the coding sequence ATGCCCAGGGTAAAACATGCGGTAGCGACACATAGAAGACACAAAAAGGTTCTCAAACAGGCTAAGGGTTACTGGGGAGCGCGAAGTAAACTCTATCGGAGGTCAAAGGAAACGGTTCAGCGTGCCTTGGTTTATAGTTACCGTGACCGCAGGGCGAAGAAACGTCAGTTTCGTAAACTTTGGATTACCCGTATTTCCATTGCCTGTAAAAATGAAGGGATTTCTTATAATCGGTTTATTCATGGCTTGAAGAAAACAAAAGTGGATTTGGACCGTAAAGTTTTGGCGGATTTGGCAGTAAACAACCCCGAAGTTTTCAGTAAATTAGTAGAATTGGTCAAAACCGCCTAA
- the rpmI gene encoding 50S ribosomal protein L35: MPKMKTSRSLAKRIRSTKSGKFKRPKGGKSHLLSKKRRKRKLDLRRPGFIAPVDREKIRRLLPYY, translated from the coding sequence ATGCCGAAAATGAAAACTTCGCGTTCACTGGCGAAGCGCATTAGGTCGACTAAAAGTGGTAAATTTAAAAGGCCAAAAGGCGGTAAAAGTCACCTTTTGAGCAAAAAGAGACGTAAACGAAAACTTGATTTGCGCAGACCGGGGTTCATTGCCCCGGTGGATAGAGAGAAAATTCGGAGACTGCTCCCTTATTATTAA
- a CDS encoding NAD-binding protein: protein MYIIIVGAGNVGRYLARRLLEDKHVVVVVEKDSSRCKELAKEMGALVINGDGCDPKSLEDAGADRADVVAAVTGDDEDNLIICQLAKERFSTKRTVARVNDSRNEYIFSELGVDVPVDSNAIIAKIIEEEVSFADFVTLMTFKRGKLAIVRVDLAEDSPVVNKAIKDLKLPHDAVLVSVIRGDKVIIPRGDTVLEPRDDVIALTTVENEKQLLEFLVGKI from the coding sequence ATGTATATTATAATTGTAGGTGCTGGTAATGTAGGTAGATACCTTGCGCGGCGTCTTCTGGAAGATAAACATGTGGTGGTGGTGGTTGAAAAAGATTCTTCCCGCTGCAAAGAGCTTGCTAAAGAGATGGGAGCTTTGGTTATAAATGGGGATGGATGCGACCCCAAATCTCTGGAAGATGCGGGGGCAGACCGTGCAGATGTTGTGGCTGCGGTTACTGGAGACGATGAAGACAATTTGATTATTTGCCAATTGGCGAAAGAGAGATTTAGCACTAAACGTACCGTGGCACGGGTTAATGATTCTCGTAATGAATATATCTTTAGTGAATTGGGTGTGGATGTGCCCGTTGATTCTAATGCCATTATTGCCAAGATAATTGAGGAGGAAGTTTCTTTTGCCGATTTTGTTACTCTAATGACTTTCAAGCGGGGTAAATTAGCCATCGTGCGCGTCGATTTAGCAGAAGATTCTCCAGTGGTGAATAAGGCAATAAAGGACTTAAAATTACCTCACGATGCGGTATTGGTTTCTGTAATTCGCGGTGATAAAGTGATTATTCCCAGAGGGGATACGGTTTTGGAACCGCGTGATGATGTAATTGCACTTACTACCGTAGAAAACGAAAAGCAACTTTTAGAATTTTTAGTAGGCAAAATATGA
- a CDS encoding TrkA family potassium uptake protein → MYVIIVGCGRVGAELAKILQEEGHNVVVIDKNPDSFKRLGGNFNGITLIGNGFDLEILKEGGVEKADALCAVTNGDNTNIMTAQVAKKIFNVPKVIARVYDPQRAEIYRSLGIYTISGTLLFAYMMRDKLIESHFTGYLIETKELGVLEFNATDDMVGKSVKEINLPEEFLVTTIIRKKKGTFIPAENTFIEKGDILIAVVKISTLKKIKALYKIE, encoded by the coding sequence ATGTATGTCATAATTGTTGGTTGTGGACGGGTGGGTGCGGAACTAGCGAAGATTCTGCAAGAAGAAGGGCACAATGTAGTGGTCATTGATAAAAACCCCGATTCTTTTAAACGCTTGGGAGGAAATTTTAATGGTATAACCCTCATCGGCAATGGATTTGATTTAGAGATCTTAAAAGAGGGCGGGGTGGAAAAGGCAGATGCGCTCTGTGCGGTGACCAATGGAGACAACACCAACATTATGACTGCCCAGGTGGCAAAGAAGATTTTTAATGTTCCCAAGGTAATCGCGCGTGTGTATGACCCCCAGCGTGCAGAGATTTATCGTTCTTTGGGCATTTACACTATCAGTGGAACCCTTCTCTTTGCCTACATGATGCGTGACAAACTTATTGAAAGCCATTTCACCGGATATCTCATTGAGACTAAGGAACTGGGAGTATTAGAATTTAATGCCACAGATGATATGGTGGGGAAGTCGGTAAAAGAAATTAATCTTCCTGAAGAGTTTCTTGTGACGACGATTATAAGGAAAAAGAAGGGGACTTTTATCCCTGCGGAGAATACCTTTATAGAAAAAGGGGATATTCTGATTGCCGTGGTGAAAATCTCTACACTTAAAAAGATAAAGGCTTTATACAAAATTGAGTAA